The Streptomyces sp. NBC_01255 genome window below encodes:
- a CDS encoding phosphoribosylaminoimidazolesuccinocarboxamide synthase, translating into MSGFVEKPEPVQVPGLTHLHTGKVRDLYRNEAGDLVMVASDRMSAYDWVLPSEIPDKGRVLTQLSLWWFDQLSDLVPHHVLSTELPAGAPADWAGRTTVCKSLNMVPVECVARGYLTGSGLVEYNESRTVCGVALPEGLSDGSELPAPIFTPATKAAVGDHDENVSYEEVARQVGAETAAELRRTTLAVYSRARDIARERGLILADTKFEFGFESTPDGDRLVLADEVLTPDSSRFWPADQWQPGRTQPSYDKQFVRNWLTSPASGWDRKSETPPPPLPQEIVDATRAKYLEAYELLTGKTWSDSF; encoded by the coding sequence GTGTCCGGATTCGTAGAAAAGCCCGAGCCTGTGCAGGTCCCGGGCCTCACCCATCTCCACACGGGCAAGGTCCGCGACCTGTACCGGAACGAGGCAGGCGACCTCGTCATGGTGGCGAGCGACCGCATGTCCGCGTACGACTGGGTCCTGCCCAGCGAGATCCCCGACAAGGGCCGGGTCCTCACCCAGCTCTCCCTGTGGTGGTTCGACCAGCTCTCCGACCTGGTCCCGCACCACGTCCTCTCCACCGAGCTGCCGGCCGGCGCCCCCGCCGACTGGGCGGGCCGCACCACGGTCTGCAAGTCGCTGAACATGGTCCCGGTCGAGTGCGTCGCCCGCGGCTACCTCACCGGCTCCGGCCTCGTCGAGTACAACGAGTCCCGCACGGTCTGCGGCGTCGCGCTCCCCGAGGGCCTCAGCGACGGCTCCGAGCTGCCCGCCCCGATCTTCACCCCGGCCACCAAGGCCGCGGTCGGCGACCACGACGAGAACGTCTCGTACGAGGAGGTCGCCCGCCAGGTCGGCGCCGAGACAGCGGCGGAGCTGCGCCGGACGACCCTCGCCGTGTACTCCCGAGCCCGGGACATCGCCCGCGAGCGCGGACTCATCCTGGCCGACACCAAGTTCGAGTTCGGCTTCGAGAGCACCCCGGACGGCGACCGGCTCGTCCTCGCCGACGAGGTCCTGACCCCGGACTCCTCGCGCTTCTGGCCGGCCGACCAGTGGCAGCCGGGCCGCACCCAGCCCTCGTACGACAAGCAGTTCGTGCGGAACTGGCTGACGTCCCCGGCCTCGGGCTGGGACCGCAAGAGCGAGACGCCGCCGCCGCCGCTCCCGCAGGAGATCGTCGACGCGACGCGCGCCAAGTACCTGGAGGCGTACGAGCTGCTGACCGGCAAGACCTGGTCCGACAGCTTCTAG
- a CDS encoding N,N-dimethylformamidase beta subunit family domain-containing protein has product MGAEQIRRWESGALAHAVSDPFGQGPLPWLRGSENYFDDTGQMVPWYADEILARGRSGGPRTADDVRRQIKGFASTGAVAPGESIDFHITVDPPQQFLVDVYRIGHYGGDGAAKITTSPRLSGIVQPAPLTADRTVSCHHWWQSWRLQVPSYWSIGAYVAVLTTADGYRSHIPFTVRDSHPADLLLVLPDVTWQAYNLYPEDGRTGASLYHAWDEEGRLLGEEDAAVTVSFDRPYAGAGLPLHVGHAYDFIRWAERYGYDLAYAETRDLHAGRVDPSRYRGLVFPGHDEYWSAPMRRTAELARDQGTSLVFLSANTMYWQVELGPSPSGVPDRLLTCRKRRGPGRPALWREVDRPEQRLLGIQYAGRVPEPHPLIVRNAEHWLWEATGAGDGDELPGLVAGEADRYFPRTALPEHQGRILLAHSPYRDGDGAVRHQETSLYKAPSGAWVFASGTFAWSPALDRPGHVDARVQRATANLLDRICKRD; this is encoded by the coding sequence ATGGGGGCCGAGCAGATCAGACGGTGGGAGTCCGGCGCGCTGGCGCACGCCGTGAGCGATCCCTTCGGACAGGGCCCGCTGCCCTGGCTCCGCGGTTCGGAGAACTACTTCGACGACACGGGCCAGATGGTCCCCTGGTACGCGGACGAGATCCTGGCCCGCGGCCGCAGCGGCGGCCCGCGCACGGCCGACGACGTCCGGCGGCAGATCAAGGGCTTCGCCTCGACCGGGGCCGTGGCGCCGGGCGAGTCGATCGACTTCCACATCACCGTGGACCCGCCGCAGCAGTTCCTGGTCGACGTCTACCGGATCGGCCACTACGGCGGCGACGGCGCCGCGAAGATCACCACGAGCCCGCGGCTCTCGGGGATCGTCCAGCCGGCCCCGCTCACCGCCGACCGCACGGTCTCCTGTCACCACTGGTGGCAGTCCTGGCGGCTCCAGGTCCCGTCGTACTGGTCGATCGGCGCGTACGTCGCCGTCCTCACCACCGCCGACGGCTACCGCTCCCACATCCCCTTCACGGTCCGCGACAGTCACCCGGCGGACCTTCTCCTCGTCCTCCCGGACGTGACCTGGCAGGCGTACAACCTCTATCCGGAGGACGGTCGCACCGGCGCCAGCCTCTACCACGCCTGGGACGAGGAGGGCCGGCTGCTCGGCGAGGAGGACGCGGCCGTCACCGTCTCCTTCGACCGCCCGTACGCGGGCGCGGGCCTGCCCCTCCACGTCGGCCACGCCTACGACTTCATCCGCTGGGCCGAGCGGTACGGCTACGACCTCGCCTACGCGGAGACCCGTGACCTGCACGCGGGCCGGGTCGACCCCAGCCGCTACCGGGGCCTGGTCTTCCCGGGCCACGACGAGTACTGGTCGGCGCCGATGCGGCGGACCGCCGAACTGGCCCGCGACCAGGGCACGTCCCTCGTCTTCCTCTCCGCCAACACCATGTACTGGCAGGTGGAGCTGGGCCCGTCCCCGTCGGGGGTGCCGGACCGCCTCCTCACCTGCCGCAAGCGGCGCGGCCCGGGCCGCCCCGCCCTCTGGCGCGAGGTCGACCGGCCCGAGCAGCGGCTCCTCGGCATCCAGTACGCGGGCCGGGTGCCCGAACCGCACCCGCTGATCGTACGGAACGCCGAGCACTGGCTCTGGGAGGCCACCGGCGCCGGCGACGGCGACGAGCTCCCCGGCCTGGTCGCGGGCGAGGCCGACCGCTACTTCCCGCGCACCGCGCTCCCCGAGCACCAGGGCCGCATCCTGCTGGCCCACTCTCCCTACCGGGACGGCGACGGAGCGGTCCGCCACCAGGAGACCTCGCTCTACAAGGCGCCCTCCGGTGCCTGGGTCTTCGCCTCCGGCACCTTCGCCTGGTCTCCGGCGCTCGACCGTCCGGGCCATGTCGACGCCCGGGTCCAGCGCGCCACCGCGAACCTCCTCGACCGGATCTGCAAGAGGGACTGA
- the purD gene encoding phosphoribosylamine--glycine ligase: MKVLVIGGGAREHALCRSLSLDPDVTALHCAPGNAGIAEVAELHPVDQLDGEAVARLATELGAELVVVGPEAPLVAGVADAVRAVGIPAFGPSREAAQLEGSKAFAKDVMAGAGVPTARSYVCTTPEEIDEALDAFGAPYVVKDDGLAAGKGVVVTEDVEKARAHALACDRVVIEEYLDGPEVSLFAITDGVTVLPLRPAQDFKRALDGDEGPNTGGMGAYSPLPWADPKLVDEVMESVLQPTVDELRRRGTPFSGLLYAGLAITSRGVRVIEFNARFGDPETQVVLARLKTPLAGVLLHSANGTLDDQAPLSWSDDAAVTVVVASHNYPETPRTGDPIEGLDAIAEQDAPHAYVLHAGTKRDGDAIVSAGGRVLSVTATGTDLAQARERAYAAVGRIRLDGSQHRTDIARKAAEA; the protein is encoded by the coding sequence GTGAAGGTCCTCGTCATCGGCGGCGGCGCCCGCGAACACGCCCTGTGCCGCTCTCTCTCCCTCGATCCCGACGTCACCGCTCTGCACTGCGCGCCCGGCAACGCCGGAATCGCGGAGGTCGCCGAGCTCCACCCCGTCGACCAGCTGGACGGCGAAGCCGTCGCGCGCCTCGCCACCGAGCTCGGCGCCGAACTGGTCGTCGTCGGCCCGGAGGCCCCGCTGGTCGCCGGTGTCGCCGACGCCGTCCGCGCGGTCGGCATCCCGGCCTTCGGCCCGTCCCGGGAGGCGGCGCAGCTGGAGGGCTCCAAGGCCTTCGCCAAGGACGTCATGGCCGGCGCCGGCGTGCCCACCGCCCGCAGCTACGTCTGCACCACCCCCGAGGAGATCGACGAGGCGCTCGACGCCTTCGGCGCTCCGTACGTCGTCAAGGACGACGGCCTCGCCGCAGGCAAGGGCGTCGTCGTCACCGAGGACGTCGAGAAGGCCCGGGCGCACGCCCTCGCCTGCGACCGCGTCGTCATCGAGGAGTACCTCGACGGCCCCGAGGTCTCCCTCTTCGCGATCACCGACGGCGTCACCGTCCTCCCGCTCCGGCCCGCGCAGGACTTCAAGCGCGCGCTCGACGGCGACGAGGGCCCGAACACCGGCGGCATGGGCGCCTACTCGCCGCTGCCCTGGGCCGACCCCAAGCTCGTCGACGAGGTCATGGAGAGCGTCCTCCAGCCCACGGTCGACGAACTGCGCCGCCGCGGCACGCCGTTCTCCGGTCTGCTGTACGCGGGCCTGGCGATCACCAGCCGCGGCGTCCGGGTCATCGAGTTCAACGCGCGCTTCGGCGACCCCGAGACCCAGGTCGTCCTGGCCCGGCTGAAGACCCCGCTCGCGGGCGTCCTGCTGCACTCCGCCAACGGCACCCTGGACGACCAGGCGCCGCTGAGCTGGAGCGACGACGCCGCCGTCACCGTGGTCGTCGCCTCCCACAACTACCCGGAGACCCCGCGCACCGGCGACCCCATCGAGGGCCTGGACGCGATCGCGGAGCAGGACGCCCCGCACGCGTACGTCCTCCACGCGGGGACGAAGCGGGACGGCGACGCGATCGTCAGCGCGGGCGGCCGGGTCCTCTCGGTCACCGCCACCGGAACGGACCTGGCGCAGGCCCGCGAGCGCGCGTACGCGGCGGTCGGCCGTATCCGGCTCGACGGCTCGCAGCACCGTACGGACATCGCGCGGAAGGCCGCCGAGGCCTGA
- a CDS encoding DNA polymerase III subunit gamma and tau, with translation MSSLALYRRYRPESFAEVIGQEHVTDPLQQALRNNRVNHAYLFSGPRGCGKTTSARILARCLNCEQGPTPTPCGECQSCRDLARNGPGSIDVIEIDAASHGGVDDARDLREKAFFGPASSRYKIYIIDEAHMVTSAGFNALLKVVEEPPEHLKFIFATTEPEKVIGTIRSRTHHYPFRLVPPGTLREYLGQVCGQEGASVEDGVLPLVVRAGAGSVRDSMSVMDQLLAGAADDGVTYAMATSLLGYTDGSLLDSVVDAFASGDGAAAFEVVDRVIEGGNDPRRFVADLLERLRDLVILAAVPDAAEKGLIDAPVDVIERMQAQASVFGAAELSRAADLVNTGLTEMRGATSPRLQLELICARVLLPAAFDDERSFQARLDRLERGAAVGSGPAPVYTPAPPTPAMGYVPGPEAHTPMAPPPLPPAPAPAQPVQHAPVQPAPTQHAPVQHAPAPEPAPVQNQPPASRPGAWPGAAAPGSGAPGAWPGTAAPAAPAAQAPAPAAPAPVHAQPAPQAPAPAASAGGGDTAQVRNLWPQILEAVKNKRRFTWILLSQNAQVAGFDGTTLQLGFLNAGARDNFASSGSEEVLKQALSEQFNVQWRVEAIIDPSGGANPPPAAANFGGGRPQAPAPAFQQAPPPAPAQAQPTQAFPQASAPGPGFAPAPAQAPEPAYAPPAPQPVAPEDDVPEEDDPDLVDSALSGHDLIVRELGATVVEEYTND, from the coding sequence GTGTCGTCTCTCGCGCTGTACCGCCGCTATCGCCCCGAGTCCTTCGCCGAGGTCATCGGGCAGGAGCATGTCACCGACCCGTTGCAGCAGGCCCTGCGGAACAACCGGGTCAATCACGCGTACCTGTTCAGTGGGCCCCGTGGCTGCGGAAAGACGACCAGTGCGCGGATTCTGGCCCGGTGCCTGAACTGCGAGCAGGGTCCGACGCCGACGCCCTGCGGCGAGTGCCAGTCCTGCCGCGACCTCGCGCGGAACGGACCGGGGTCGATCGACGTCATCGAGATCGACGCCGCGTCCCACGGTGGTGTGGACGACGCCCGTGACCTGCGGGAGAAGGCCTTCTTCGGGCCCGCGTCCAGCCGGTACAAGATCTACATCATCGACGAGGCGCACATGGTCACCTCGGCGGGCTTCAACGCCCTCCTGAAGGTGGTCGAGGAGCCGCCGGAGCACCTCAAGTTCATCTTCGCCACGACCGAGCCCGAGAAGGTCATCGGCACCATCCGGTCGCGGACCCACCACTACCCCTTCCGGCTCGTGCCGCCCGGCACCCTGCGGGAGTACCTGGGCCAGGTCTGCGGGCAGGAGGGCGCTTCCGTCGAGGACGGCGTGCTGCCGCTCGTCGTGCGCGCCGGCGCCGGCTCCGTCCGTGACTCGATGTCCGTCATGGACCAGCTGCTCGCCGGTGCCGCCGACGACGGTGTGACGTACGCCATGGCGACCTCTCTCCTCGGTTACACGGACGGGTCCCTGCTCGACTCGGTGGTGGACGCCTTCGCGTCCGGCGACGGCGCCGCCGCGTTCGAGGTCGTCGACCGCGTCATCGAGGGCGGCAACGACCCCCGGCGGTTCGTCGCCGACCTCCTGGAGCGGCTGCGCGACCTGGTGATCCTGGCCGCCGTGCCCGACGCCGCCGAGAAGGGGCTCATCGACGCCCCGGTCGACGTCATCGAGCGCATGCAGGCCCAGGCCTCCGTCTTCGGAGCCGCCGAGCTCAGCAGGGCCGCCGACCTGGTCAACACCGGCCTGACCGAGATGCGCGGCGCCACCTCGCCCCGGCTCCAGCTGGAGCTGATCTGCGCGCGCGTGCTGCTGCCCGCCGCCTTCGACGACGAGCGGTCGTTCCAGGCGCGCCTCGACCGGCTGGAGCGGGGCGCGGCCGTCGGATCCGGGCCCGCGCCCGTCTACACGCCCGCGCCGCCCACGCCCGCCATGGGGTACGTGCCCGGGCCCGAGGCCCACACCCCGATGGCCCCGCCCCCGCTCCCGCCCGCCCCGGCCCCCGCGCAGCCGGTGCAGCACGCTCCCGTGCAGCCCGCGCCGACGCAGCACGCGCCCGTACAGCACGCGCCCGCCCCCGAGCCCGCCCCCGTACAGAACCAGCCCCCCGCGTCCCGGCCCGGTGCGTGGCCCGGGGCCGCCGCCCCCGGCAGCGGTGCACCCGGCGCCTGGCCCGGTACGGCAGCCCCCGCCGCCCCGGCCGCTCAGGCACCCGCACCGGCCGCCCCCGCCCCCGTGCACGCGCAGCCCGCGCCACAGGCACCGGCTCCCGCGGCAAGCGCCGGCGGCGGAGACACGGCGCAGGTGCGGAACCTCTGGCCGCAGATCCTCGAAGCCGTCAAGAACAAGCGCCGCTTCACCTGGATCCTGCTCAGCCAGAACGCGCAGGTGGCCGGCTTCGACGGCACCACCCTCCAGCTCGGCTTCCTCAACGCCGGCGCCCGCGACAACTTCGCGAGCAGCGGCAGCGAGGAGGTCCTGAAGCAGGCCCTCTCCGAGCAGTTCAACGTGCAGTGGCGGGTCGAGGCGATCATCGACCCCTCGGGCGGTGCCAATCCGCCGCCCGCCGCGGCCAACTTCGGCGGCGGCCGGCCCCAGGCCCCCGCCCCCGCCTTCCAGCAGGCCCCGCCGCCCGCCCCCGCACAGGCGCAGCCCACCCAGGCCTTCCCGCAGGCGTCCGCCCCCGGTCCCGGCTTCGCCCCCGCTCCCGCGCAGGCCCCCGAGCCCGCGTACGCGCCGCCCGCACCGCAGCCCGTGGCGCCCGAGGACGACGTGCCGGAGGAGGACGATCCCGACCTCGTCGACTCCGCCCTCTCCGGGCACGACCTGATCGTGCGCGAGCTCGGAGCCACCGTTGTGGAGGAATACACGAACGACTAG
- a CDS encoding DUF1269 domain-containing protein, whose amino-acid sequence MATLTVWKFDAPEGAGAVEDTLLQLQKQELIKVIDAATVSWPEEASKPKTKQLNNLTGAGALSGTFWGMLFGLLFFMPLLGAAVGAAAGALGGKMADVGIDDDFIDSVKSKVTPGSSALFLLSADAVVDRVKDAFPNGHAELIQSNLDSEKEAKLREVFAS is encoded by the coding sequence GTGGCCACGTTGACCGTGTGGAAATTCGATGCACCCGAGGGTGCGGGGGCCGTGGAGGACACCCTGCTCCAGCTGCAGAAGCAGGAGCTGATCAAGGTCATCGACGCGGCCACCGTCAGCTGGCCGGAGGAAGCGAGCAAGCCGAAGACCAAGCAGCTGAACAACCTCACCGGCGCCGGCGCGCTGTCCGGCACCTTCTGGGGCATGCTCTTCGGCCTCCTCTTCTTCATGCCGCTCCTCGGCGCGGCCGTCGGCGCGGCCGCCGGTGCGCTCGGCGGCAAGATGGCCGACGTCGGCATCGACGACGACTTCATCGACTCGGTCAAGTCAAAGGTCACGCCCGGCAGTTCCGCGCTGTTCCTGCTGTCGGCCGACGCCGTCGTCGACCGCGTGAAGGACGCCTTCCCGAACGGCCACGCCGAGCTGATCCAGTCCAACCTGGACAGCGAGAAGGAGGCCAAGCTCCGCGAAGTCTTCGCGAGCTGA
- a CDS encoding GAP family protein has product MGDAVGQMLAPAVGIAISPIPLIAVVLMLATPRGRSNGVAFTVSWVVSLAVVVAAVVLLGSSAGASGDDGPADWTLWLKLGLGILFLLMGAKQWKDRPREGQEPEPPGWMKAIDRFTPGKAAGLAAALAVANPKNLVLAVGGAVSIAGSGASAGGKTVAAVLMVLIGSLCTLAPLTVYLLGGERSAQTLGGWKTWMSRHNAAIMTTLLVVLGAKYVGDALSGLAAA; this is encoded by the coding sequence ATGGGCGACGCCGTCGGACAGATGCTGGCCCCGGCCGTCGGCATCGCCATCAGCCCCATCCCTCTCATCGCGGTCGTCCTGATGCTGGCGACCCCACGCGGGCGCAGCAACGGCGTTGCCTTCACGGTGAGTTGGGTCGTCTCGCTCGCCGTCGTCGTGGCCGCCGTCGTCCTGCTCGGTTCGAGCGCGGGCGCGTCCGGTGACGACGGGCCCGCCGACTGGACGCTGTGGCTCAAGCTCGGGCTCGGCATCCTGTTCCTGCTCATGGGCGCCAAGCAGTGGAAGGACCGCCCGCGGGAGGGGCAGGAGCCCGAGCCGCCGGGCTGGATGAAGGCGATCGACCGGTTCACTCCCGGCAAGGCGGCCGGACTCGCGGCCGCCCTCGCGGTCGCCAACCCGAAGAACCTGGTCCTGGCGGTCGGCGGCGCCGTCTCCATCGCCGGCAGCGGGGCCTCGGCAGGCGGCAAGACCGTCGCCGCCGTCCTGATGGTGCTGATCGGCTCCCTCTGCACCCTGGCGCCGCTCACCGTCTACCTCCTCGGCGGCGAGCGGTCCGCGCAGACCCTGGGCGGCTGGAAGACCTGGATGTCCCGGCACAACGCGGCGATCATGACGACGCTGCTCGTGGTCCTCGGGGCGAAGTACGTCGGCGACGCGCTGAGCGGGCTGGCGGCGGCGTGA
- a CDS encoding SulP family inorganic anion transporter → MGSGLVTGLFSIPEGMAYAAIAGFNPVAGLYAGVVPAIVDSLTARTVLMVTTLTSAIALTSQSVLSDAGLDAKDPGNIATLTLLAGLVMLLMGVLRLGAVMSFVSNAVMTGFSTGIALQIVTGVLKDATGYKPQGHNRLYQLGDWLAHIADWALGATLVAVATIGIWAATRLVKRLEPVALLVAMVLASVAVAVLGTDVELVRDIAHIPAALPGFSAPDLSVVPELLGGSVAVALVALAQAASIGPSVPNPDGSRSSVNGDFAAQGLANLAGGLFQSLPAGGSLSRTGVAVSAGARTRWAGVFSGVLLAVIVLICAPLAERIPMPVIGGLILVVGGELIWGKRRDILLVLRTSRLSSAAMILTFLATTQLPLQQAIVLGAVLSLLLYCAQAARRARLVAFVRDEKGGWHTAEPPKHLTAGETTVLYYDGIGFFAELPHIEATLPRADDAPGAVLVLVMRGVPDVPSSTVVKLLRRYVTELHRHGGRLVIAGAEPGLVRTLKATGLDEDLGPGGIIPAEGTLFAPLNRALAEASRGRQDPGRPVQETPPDTP, encoded by the coding sequence GTGGGATCCGGCCTCGTCACCGGACTGTTCTCCATCCCCGAGGGCATGGCCTACGCCGCCATCGCCGGCTTCAACCCCGTCGCCGGTCTCTACGCCGGCGTCGTCCCCGCGATCGTCGACTCCCTCACCGCCCGTACCGTCCTCATGGTCACCACCCTGACCAGCGCCATCGCCCTCACCTCCCAGAGCGTCCTGTCCGACGCGGGCCTCGACGCGAAGGACCCCGGCAACATCGCGACCCTCACGCTCCTCGCCGGGCTCGTCATGCTCCTCATGGGCGTGCTGCGGCTCGGTGCGGTGATGAGCTTCGTCTCGAACGCCGTCATGACCGGCTTCTCCACCGGCATCGCGCTCCAGATCGTCACCGGCGTACTGAAGGACGCCACCGGCTACAAGCCGCAGGGCCACAACCGTCTCTACCAACTCGGCGACTGGCTGGCCCACATCGCCGACTGGGCTCTCGGCGCCACCCTCGTCGCCGTCGCCACGATCGGCATCTGGGCCGCGACCCGGCTCGTGAAGCGTCTCGAACCCGTCGCGCTGCTCGTCGCGATGGTCCTGGCGAGCGTCGCCGTGGCCGTGCTCGGCACGGACGTGGAGCTCGTCCGGGACATCGCCCACATCCCGGCCGCGCTGCCCGGCTTCTCCGCGCCCGACCTGTCCGTCGTCCCCGAGCTGCTCGGCGGCTCGGTCGCCGTCGCCCTCGTCGCCCTCGCCCAGGCCGCGAGCATCGGCCCCTCCGTACCCAACCCGGACGGCTCCCGCTCCTCCGTCAACGGCGACTTCGCCGCCCAGGGCCTCGCCAACCTCGCCGGCGGCCTCTTCCAGTCGCTGCCCGCGGGCGGCTCCCTCTCCCGTACGGGCGTCGCCGTCTCCGCCGGGGCCCGCACCCGCTGGGCCGGCGTCTTCTCCGGCGTCCTGCTCGCCGTCATCGTGCTGATCTGCGCCCCGCTCGCCGAACGCATCCCGATGCCCGTCATCGGCGGCCTGATCCTCGTCGTCGGCGGCGAACTGATCTGGGGCAAGCGCCGCGACATCCTGCTGGTGCTCCGCACCTCGCGCCTGTCGTCGGCGGCGATGATCCTGACGTTCCTCGCCACCACCCAACTCCCGCTCCAGCAGGCCATCGTGCTCGGCGCGGTCCTCTCCCTCCTCCTCTACTGCGCCCAGGCCGCCCGGCGCGCCCGCCTCGTCGCCTTCGTACGCGACGAGAAAGGCGGCTGGCACACGGCCGAACCGCCGAAGCACCTCACGGCGGGCGAGACCACCGTCCTCTATTACGACGGCATCGGCTTCTTCGCCGAACTCCCCCACATCGAGGCCACTCTGCCGCGCGCGGACGACGCTCCGGGAGCCGTGCTCGTCCTCGTCATGCGCGGCGTCCCGGACGTCCCGTCCTCGACCGTCGTCAAACTCCTCCGGCGGTACGTGACGGAGCTCCACCGGCACGGCGGCCGCCTCGTCATCGCGGGCGCGGAACCCGGTCTCGTACGCACCCTGAAGGCCACCGGCCTCGACGAGGACCTCGGCCCCGGCGGCATCATCCCGGCCGAGGGCACCCTCTTCGCCCCCCTGAACCGCGCCCTTGCCGAGGCGTCCCGGGGACGCCAGGACCCCGGACGACCTGTCCAGGAGACCCCGCCGGACACCCCCTAG
- a CDS encoding dihydrofolate reductase family protein, translated as MAGIIHFVHQSLDGFIAGPNGEFDWPAMGAELSAYTAELTAGDTVFLYGRKVWDLMSGFWPNAEQYSQDPHDLTFAPVWREAPKVVVSRTLAGQDLGWNTTVVFENVAEELTALAEAGKTLVLFGGAELAAHLGAHDAVDEYQVVVHPVLLGGGTPAFHPAERRTQLEPVESRTFDGRSVLLRHRVVREG; from the coding sequence ATGGCCGGGATCATCCACTTCGTGCACCAGTCCCTCGACGGCTTCATCGCCGGGCCGAACGGCGAGTTCGACTGGCCGGCCATGGGCGCCGAGCTCTCCGCGTACACCGCGGAGCTGACCGCCGGTGACACCGTCTTCCTCTACGGCCGCAAGGTCTGGGACCTGATGTCCGGCTTCTGGCCGAACGCCGAGCAGTACTCGCAGGACCCGCACGACCTGACCTTCGCGCCGGTCTGGCGGGAGGCTCCGAAGGTGGTGGTCTCCAGGACCCTCGCCGGCCAGGACCTCGGCTGGAACACCACCGTCGTCTTCGAGAACGTCGCCGAGGAGCTGACGGCGCTCGCGGAGGCCGGCAAGACCCTGGTGCTCTTCGGCGGCGCCGAGTTGGCCGCCCACCTCGGCGCGCACGATGCCGTCGACGAGTACCAGGTCGTCGTCCACCCCGTGCTCCTCGGTGGTGGCACCCCGGCCTTCCACCCCGCTGAGCGTCGTACGCAGCTGGAGCCGGTGGAGTCCCGGACCTTCGACGGCCGTTCCGTCCTCCTCCGCCACCGTGTCGTACGCGAGGGCTAG
- a CDS encoding AraC family transcriptional regulator yields MDVLSDVIAVMRSGRPRSASVRWHAPWAQRFATVPGSAGFQVVLEGTCALRSPSAGDLELAAGDVVFLPHGTGHLLADCRASGDAYRETAVEDCAPTPSASPYVSDRVDPTGQGGPVTELLCGTYQLDPSRTHPLLHGLPDLIHLPAARPGRPPELAAAVELLAAELRRPGLGTDAAVPALLDALLLYILRIWFAEQAAQAGPGASGWAAALGDPVVTAALHAMHRSPGAPWTVERLAAEAGLSRAPFARRFAALVGRPPLAYLTWWRMTLAERLLRTTDAPLRTVAEQVGYGTEFAFSAAFKRVHGSAPGGYRRAVRRSGGQVVPAAAQADPRPLRPIPDHSGRPQADPRPIPG; encoded by the coding sequence ATGGATGTGTTGAGCGATGTGATCGCCGTGATGCGGTCCGGTCGCCCCCGCTCCGCCTCCGTCCGCTGGCACGCGCCCTGGGCGCAGCGTTTCGCCACAGTTCCGGGATCGGCGGGGTTCCAGGTCGTCCTGGAGGGCACCTGTGCACTGCGGTCCCCCAGCGCCGGGGACCTCGAACTGGCCGCCGGTGACGTCGTGTTCCTGCCGCACGGCACCGGGCATCTCCTCGCCGACTGCCGCGCCTCGGGGGACGCATACCGCGAGACCGCCGTCGAGGACTGCGCCCCCACCCCCTCGGCCTCCCCCTACGTCTCCGACCGCGTCGACCCCACCGGCCAAGGCGGCCCCGTCACCGAGCTGCTCTGCGGCACGTACCAGCTCGACCCCTCCCGTACGCACCCCTTGCTGCACGGCCTTCCCGACCTGATCCATCTGCCGGCCGCCCGGCCCGGTCGCCCGCCCGAGCTGGCCGCCGCCGTGGAGCTGCTCGCCGCCGAGCTGCGGCGGCCCGGGCTGGGGACGGACGCGGCAGTGCCCGCCCTCCTGGACGCGCTGCTCCTCTACATCCTCCGCATCTGGTTCGCCGAACAGGCCGCCCAGGCCGGGCCCGGGGCCTCCGGCTGGGCCGCCGCGCTCGGCGACCCGGTGGTCACGGCCGCTCTGCACGCGATGCACCGGTCACCGGGCGCCCCCTGGACGGTGGAGCGCCTCGCCGCGGAGGCGGGGCTCTCGCGGGCCCCGTTCGCCCGCCGCTTCGCCGCACTCGTCGGGCGTCCGCCCCTCGCGTACCTCACCTGGTGGCGCATGACCCTTGCCGAGCGGCTGCTCCGGACGACGGACGCCCCGCTCCGTACCGTCGCCGAACAGGTCGGGTATGGCACCGAGTTCGCCTTCTCCGCTGCCTTCAAGCGCGTCCACGGCTCGGCGCCCGGCGGCTACCGGCGGGCCGTTCGCCGCTCCGGGGGCCAGGTCGTCCCGGCAGCAGCCCAGGCTGATCCCAGACCACTCAGGCCGATCCCAGACCACTCAGGCCGACCTCAGGCCGATCCCAGGCCGATCCCAGGCTGA